In Pseudoalteromonas tetraodonis, the genomic window CACTTATCCGACCTACGTCAAAATGTAGGTTGGTTAAGCCGAAGGCGCCACCCAACAGGCTTTCAAATTCACTTTTCATCCGCACATGGCACATAGCTGACATTGCTACAAATATACTACATAGAGTTGGGATAGGAATAGAGAGAAAAAATAACCCATTGATTTAATTGGTAGCCCCTGCAGGAATCGAACCTGCAACTGCCCCTTAGGAGGGGGCCGTTATATCCATTTAACTAAGAGGCCACGCTGGGTGCTAAGTACTAGGTGTTTGGAAATTATAACGGCATCTGGTTTTTTATATCAAGCATCAAATTAAGTTAATTGCTTGATAAATATATATCTTCTTTATTTAATACGTAAAGCGGTATAAATGTTCGGCTGCTGGCTGCTAAACGTTTGCTTTGAATATCAATAACGCGTGCGTTTATTTCTACCCCGTCCTCTCTATAAATAAGGGTGCCTGACAATACATGGCTGGCTATACTGGTACCAGCAAGTTTGCGAGTGTTTCGTGTAAAGGCAAAATCGCCTTGCTTATTTACGGTAATTAAATTGGCTGTTTTAAAATCAACGGCGCTATAACCAAACTTTTGTAGCTGATGTATAAAGGTTTCTGATAACTGATTACCTAACTGGCTTGCTGTAGTTAAACTTGCGTCTAAATCAACGAACGACGTAACCGCAATCGCTGCATCTTGAGGGGCTACTTGCATGGTGTCGGTTAAATCAAGTGCCATTTGCTCAACGTAATTAACTAAGCTTTTGTGGTGCTTGTTTGGATTAAATTGCGTTGTATCAGCATATTGCTCTTGCTCGTCATTGCGCTGCATTTGCGCCATGATCTGGTTAAAATCAAGATCACTTACCACTGTTTGCTCTGGCTCAGATTTGGCGGGTTCGGCCATGCTAGATTCACCAAGTAAATTACAGCCTGAAAGTAATAATGATAATGCACTTATGCTAATTAAAGCTGAGCGCTTAGCTAAGTTAGCCATGATAAACCTCACTTACTCGCTTGTTTTAGCATGATGCCATCAGCACTGTTACTGCTATTTAACGCGTCGATCACTGATTGCGGAATAAAGCCCTGTGCAGAGCCTACAACCGCTTTACTCGCTAAACCAACAATACGTGCGTTTACTAGTATGCCACCTTGGTGGTTTACTAGCGTGCCGGCTAATACGTAACTAAAATTTTGTTCTTGGTTAAGCTCTAAGTAGTCGCGACTAAAAACAAAATCGCCGCCAGGTGTTACACGCATATAATCGGTGGTTTTAAAATCGATTACCGGTACACCAAAATTATGCAGCTCATGCATAAAGCTCTCTGCTATTTGGTTACCCACTAAGTCAGCATTGTTGTAGTCACGGTCTAAAAAAACAAAGCTTGATACCGCTAATGGCGTTTTAGTATTTACGTACTGTAAATTTTCAGCCATGTCTTGCATGATGCCACGCACATAATGATTAATATTTTTACGTGTTGGCGTGTTAACTTGTTTGTTTTTATTCATCACTGCTGTTTTATTTTGATACAGCGAGTCGCTTTGTGTAGGTGCGGCTACAGGGCGTTGCTCAAAAAACATAGGCGCATCGTCGGTAATTTGTGTGTCACTATGGTTTGTCATTTGTGAACAACCAAAGCCTAGTGGCAAACATAAAGTTAATAGTAGGCGTTTCATGTGTGCTCCTAATTAATATTCACTGCGGTAAATATAGTCACCGCGCTGCTGTATTTTTTCATTGCTCCACATCACATTGATGGGAATTTCAGTACTGCCGGCAGATACAACTTGGTTGGTTTGCATATTTACCATTCGTGCATTAACAATATAAGCATGCTCTTGGCGAGTTAAAGTACCGGTGATGACAAAGTCAATAATCTGACGCTGCTTTAAGTTGCCAGTATTGCGGCTAAGTACTGAGTCTGCACTCGCTGATAAGTTAAGTTGGTTTTCAAGCCGATATTCAACCGTGTTATAACCTAATTGGGTGAACTGGGTTATTAAGCTTTCCTGAATCTGCTGGCTAAGCCCTGCCCCCTGCCCTTGAGCAACGTGAGAATCTAGGGCATCTGCTAAATAAAAGCTACTGACCGCAATTGAAGCAGTGCTTTTAAAAGGCTCTTTAATATGGCTAAGCTGGGCACTTAAGCTACTTACGTACTGGTTCACCGTATAAGGTGCCATAACCGCTTTAGGCGCATCAGTGCTTATACTCGGCTTTGGCTGAGGTGTTAAACTACAGCCCGCTAAATTTAATAATAGTAAGGGTAACAAAAGGCGCATAGTTGCCATCCTCTAAAAACATAATAACAACAAAGCAATTATTATGCCGAATACCCTTGTCACATATTTATTTTAAAGGCTGCTGGGTGTAATGACTCACAATGCAGTTGATTTGGCGCTGTTTAAGTTTATCGCAATCAGCAGCCGCATTCGCTTGTTCCTGATAAGCCCCAAGCTTTAAACGGTAGTAAGTTATGCCACTCACGTTGATAGTTTCTACATTCGCCACAAATTCCCCCTCAAATAACGAAGATGCGCTGGCTTTTATTTCATTTAAACTTTGGCTAAGTCGGTCTTTGTCGGTAACGGCTGCAACTTGGAGGGCAAACAGCGCTTTAACGGCTTGTTTTTCATCAGCTGCTGCATTCGTTGCCATTTGAGCTTTTTGTGCTACTTTTGGTGATACCGTTTCAGCTGAAGCTTTAGCTGTTGGTACTACAGGCGTATTTGTTGATGCGGTGTCTTGATTTGCCACCGCATTTAATTGGCTTATTAATAGCTTTAAGTCTTGTTCAATAACTAATAGACGCTCAACACCTGCTTTGGCTGCTTGCCACTGTTGAGACGATGCTTTTAGCTGCGCTAACTCCTCATCAGAAAGGCTTGCACTGGCTTGTTTAGGCTGAGGCGACTCTACTGTTGTTTTGGGACTGCTGCATCCAGATATAAAAAGAGCACCAATACAGGCGATGAGTATTGAATAGCGTTTATATAAATTAGCATGTTGCATGGTTAAACCTTATTGTTATTAGTGGCTAATAAGTTGCGCTTGGACTTGGCAGTTCAAGCCTTTCACTTTTAATTCTGCGCATACTTGTTCAAGCTCTCCTTGGGCAGACTCGGCATAAGCGACGGCTAAAATATACCGTTTTTGTTTATCGTCTTTAATATAAAAAGCATCACGCTTTGATTGCTCATTTAAATGACGTTTAATTAATTGATAATACGCTTTCATAATCGGCAATGATGAAAACCCACCCGCATTGGCAATATACGCTGGCGTTTGTGTTTTTTCTTTCAGTTCAAAGTCAACGCCCATTACTACTTCACCTTGCGCTGGTAAATTCACCATTACTTGTTGCGTATCTTTTAAGGACTTACGTTGCTTAAACTCATCATCTATAACCGCTTTATATTCGCCAGGGCGTAAATCGGTAAACAAATAATAGCCATCATAGGCAGCTTGAGTTTGCGCCACTTGCTTACCTTGTTTATCGAGTAATTTAACGGTAGCAAAAGGCTGCACTTCACTGCTGCCTTGCTCATCTCGTTTGTAAACAGTTCCCTCCAATTCACTACTGTGATTAAGCGGTATTTCCATATATTCAACAAAACCGGCACGCGGTGTAATTGAAAAGCCATCGTTGGCGGCAACTAAAAAAGGATCGTTAATAGTGCCAGGCTCAATCACTATGTCGGTGGTTAAGTTAGCCGACATACCCGATAATAAAGCCATGCCGTTTTTATCAGTAACAGCTCTTCGATAGTTTTGTAGCCCTTTAACTTTTACGCCTTCTAAATTTTGCTCACCATCGTCATAAATACCATTATTATTTTCATCAAGGTAAACATGCACTATTAGCGAACCCGACTGCACTAAGCTGCGCCTGTTTATAAAGTAGTCATTATTTTTACTGTTAAACCCTAAGCTAAAGCGTCCAAATAAGCCAATGCGCCAATTGTCATTAGTGTCGTAATTAACCTTGCTATTTAAACTAAATAAATCTGTTTGCCAGTTTAGTCCTAGCTCAGCAAACTTAATCTCAGTTTGTAATGCATGCGTAAGCTTTAGCTCTGCTTGTAAATTTGATGTAAGTGAGCGGCTAAACTCGGTTTCATAGCTGGTAATTTCGCTAGTCGGCTCTAAAGAATAGTTGATGTTAAAACGCGTTCCCAAACGCCCAAAGCGTTTTTGTAAACGACTAGTGCCAGAAAAAAGATTGTTGTCGCTCCATTGTAGATTATTATTAAATGCATATCCGCCAGCGGTATAATTTAAAATATTACCAAACCTCACTATGCTATCTCTAACATCGCTATTGATGTAACTCGCGGTGTTTTGATAACTTAATCGACCATAACTATTTTCCATTAAGTTACCTGAAAAAAACAATTCGTAATTTTCTGTGTCATTAAATACATTATTATTTTGCTGAACTTGGCCTTGTAGTTCAGAGGCTTTGCGGAGGCTGAACCTTACTGACTGTCCTAAAATTTCAGAGCGCGTAGAAAGCTTTAATTCTTTTTCTTCAAGGGTATTTTGTTCATAATCTAAATTAATGAGCACTTTGTTGAGTACACTTAAGTTAGAGCCAAATGCATAGTTAGTTAGGTTTTCTGCATCATCACTTTTTAGTGCAGAAACTCCCGTATAAACAGAGAAGTAATCAGTTATGCCTTTTTCGTAGCGCCCTGATAAAAGCCAACCTTCTTCACCTGCTATGGTATTGCCAGAATTTAATAACTGCTCTCCTTGCTGAGTAAGTGATAGTTCATAAAAACCATCTCCCCTTTCTAAGCTATTACCATCAATGAGGTATTCTTCAACTTTACGCTCCACCTCTCCTTGTGGGCCATAAAATATGAGCTCAAAAGTGTTAGCACCAAATAATAAGTCAACATTTTCAAATAGATAGCGCCCATCAGGTAAGCTAAGCTGCTGATCGATCAAAATATTATTTCGATATAACTCTACATCCCAACCAGCTTGCACTGCTCCCGTTAAAGTTATTTGATTGCTGTTTATTTCTTTGTAAAGCGGTTTATTATTTACTTTAACGCCGCGCGCATAATTGCTTTTAAAGCGAGTGCCAATTTGTGTTGCAAGTACATCACCAAACTCAATACTTGTCGCGTTGAGTGGGCCAAGTAAATTACCTTCAGCGTTTTCCCGGTTAAATGAAAGCCGTGAATCTTTTAATAAATCGCCATTGCTACCGGCTAAATAGTATTCGCTGTTAAAGTAGGCCAAATCTTGCGAACCTAATATGGCATAGTTTAATGTGTTGTCATTATTTGTTGCTGTGTAGCTTAGTTGTACATCAGCCACAGGTGACGACATTGCTTGATAAGGACTTGGTTTCCACGGTAGTGTGGGCGTTTTATCGGGTGAACTTGTGTATAAGGTACGCTGTTGCCGCTGTAGTTTTTTTTCTATGGGGAGGGTTACAGTTGGTGATAAACCTAATTTTAAGGAGCTATAATTAG contains:
- a CDS encoding FlgO family outer membrane protein; translation: MANLAKRSALISISALSLLLSGCNLLGESSMAEPAKSEPEQTVVSDLDFNQIMAQMQRNDEQEQYADTTQFNPNKHHKSLVNYVEQMALDLTDTMQVAPQDAAIAVTSFVDLDASLTTASQLGNQLSETFIHQLQKFGYSAVDFKTANLITVNKQGDFAFTRNTRKLAGTSIASHVLSGTLIYREDGVEINARVIDIQSKRLAASSRTFIPLYVLNKEDIYLSSN
- a CDS encoding FlgO family outer membrane protein, coding for MKRLLLTLCLPLGFGCSQMTNHSDTQITDDAPMFFEQRPVAAPTQSDSLYQNKTAVMNKNKQVNTPTRKNINHYVRGIMQDMAENLQYVNTKTPLAVSSFVFLDRDYNNADLVGNQIAESFMHELHNFGVPVIDFKTTDYMRVTPGGDFVFSRDYLELNQEQNFSYVLAGTLVNHQGGILVNARIVGLASKAVVGSAQGFIPQSVIDALNSSNSADGIMLKQASK
- a CDS encoding FlgO family outer membrane protein; this translates as MRLLLPLLLLNLAGCSLTPQPKPSISTDAPKAVMAPYTVNQYVSSLSAQLSHIKEPFKSTASIAVSSFYLADALDSHVAQGQGAGLSQQIQESLITQFTQLGYNTVEYRLENQLNLSASADSVLSRNTGNLKQRQIIDFVITGTLTRQEHAYIVNARMVNMQTNQVVSAGSTEIPINVMWSNEKIQQRGDYIYRSEY
- a CDS encoding SPOR domain-containing protein, which codes for MQHANLYKRYSILIACIGALFISGCSSPKTTVESPQPKQASASLSDEELAQLKASSQQWQAAKAGVERLLVIEQDLKLLISQLNAVANQDTASTNTPVVPTAKASAETVSPKVAQKAQMATNAAADEKQAVKALFALQVAAVTDKDRLSQSLNEIKASASSLFEGEFVANVETINVSGITYYRLKLGAYQEQANAAADCDKLKQRQINCIVSHYTQQPLK
- a CDS encoding carboxypeptidase-like regulatory domain-containing protein, which gives rise to MFAAQQNNEAVYNTLFNIEKKWQSLREKQGNSDTTKDISSDKIVVIDAFNDTSGSLSNTSSATTDQNLIGIPVGELLFFSTYLDKYYLGEIIAIKNENGAWIELSSLFELLNFAVNVDRDSLMAQGWYISPNNIFNLNINNKTVQLSTEKQRLNESDYYIDAGDIFIDIEVLNRWFGLGMIANYSSLKLGLSPTVTLPIEKKLQRQQRTLYTSSPDKTPTLPWKPSPYQAMSSPVADVQLSYTATNNDNTLNYAILGSQDLAYFNSEYYLAGSNGDLLKDSRLSFNRENAEGNLLGPLNATSIEFGDVLATQIGTRFKSNYARGVKVNNKPLYKEINSNQITLTGAVQAGWDVELYRNNILIDQQLSLPDGRYLFENVDLLFGANTFELIFYGPQGEVERKVEEYLIDGNSLERGDGFYELSLTQQGEQLLNSGNTIAGEEGWLLSGRYEKGITDYFSVYTGVSALKSDDAENLTNYAFGSNLSVLNKVLINLDYEQNTLEEKELKLSTRSEILGQSVRFSLRKASELQGQVQQNNNVFNDTENYELFFSGNLMENSYGRLSYQNTASYINSDVRDSIVRFGNILNYTAGGYAFNNNLQWSDNNLFSGTSRLQKRFGRLGTRFNINYSLEPTSEITSYETEFSRSLTSNLQAELKLTHALQTEIKFAELGLNWQTDLFSLNSKVNYDTNDNWRIGLFGRFSLGFNSKNNDYFINRRSLVQSGSLIVHVYLDENNNGIYDDGEQNLEGVKVKGLQNYRRAVTDKNGMALLSGMSANLTTDIVIEPGTINDPFLVAANDGFSITPRAGFVEYMEIPLNHSSELEGTVYKRDEQGSSEVQPFATVKLLDKQGKQVAQTQAAYDGYYLFTDLRPGEYKAVIDDEFKQRKSLKDTQQVMVNLPAQGEVVMGVDFELKEKTQTPAYIANAGGFSSLPIMKAYYQLIKRHLNEQSKRDAFYIKDDKQKRYILAVAYAESAQGELEQVCAELKVKGLNCQVQAQLISH